In Mycobacterium sp. JS623, one genomic interval encodes:
- a CDS encoding cytochrome P450 produces the protein MTTDYDAVDYFTDPSLVPDPHPYYDHVRAKDPVCCPINNGVLAVTGWEAASAVYKDTESYSSCVAVMGPFTPIPFTPEGDDICAQLEEHRTEIPMFEHMVTMDPPQHTDARSILSRLLTPKRLKENEDFMWRLADRHIDEFIADGRCEFLAAYAKPFSLLVVADLLGVPESDHEDFRGSFGAGQPGTNIGGLDHEVIAQNPLAWADEKFSQYIEERRESPRDDVLTSIATAKYPDGSTPEVVDVVRTATFLFAAGQETTAKLLGAALRVLGDRPDIQRQLRADRSLIPVFIEECLRMDSPVKSVFRMARKSTTLGQTAVPAGTTVMVSPGAANRDPKRFDNPHEFSLDRKNVREHIAFSRGIHSCPGAPLARVEGRVSIERLLDRLADIRISEEKHGSIDARSYTYEPTFILRGLTELNIEFTPAG, from the coding sequence ATGACCACCGACTACGACGCCGTCGACTACTTCACGGATCCGTCGCTGGTGCCTGACCCTCATCCGTACTACGACCACGTCAGGGCGAAGGACCCGGTGTGCTGTCCGATCAACAATGGCGTGCTGGCGGTGACTGGCTGGGAAGCGGCCAGCGCCGTCTACAAGGACACCGAGAGCTACTCCTCCTGCGTCGCGGTCATGGGCCCGTTCACGCCTATCCCCTTCACGCCTGAGGGCGACGACATCTGCGCGCAGCTCGAGGAGCACCGCACCGAGATCCCGATGTTCGAGCACATGGTCACGATGGATCCGCCACAGCACACCGACGCCCGGTCGATCCTGTCCCGGCTGCTCACACCGAAACGGTTGAAGGAGAACGAAGACTTCATGTGGCGGCTTGCCGATCGCCACATCGACGAGTTCATCGCCGACGGCCGCTGCGAATTCCTCGCCGCCTACGCAAAGCCCTTCTCGCTCTTGGTCGTCGCCGATCTGCTCGGCGTCCCTGAATCCGACCACGAGGATTTCCGCGGGTCTTTCGGCGCCGGGCAGCCCGGGACCAACATCGGTGGCCTCGACCATGAGGTCATCGCGCAGAACCCGCTGGCTTGGGCCGACGAGAAGTTTTCCCAGTACATCGAGGAGCGTCGCGAGTCGCCCCGCGACGATGTGCTGACGTCGATCGCCACCGCGAAGTACCCGGACGGCTCCACCCCCGAGGTGGTCGACGTTGTCCGGACTGCGACGTTCTTGTTCGCCGCCGGCCAGGAGACCACCGCGAAGCTGCTCGGCGCCGCGCTGCGGGTGCTCGGCGACCGGCCAGACATCCAGCGGCAACTGCGCGCCGACCGCAGCCTCATTCCGGTGTTCATCGAGGAATGCCTGCGGATGGACAGCCCGGTGAAGAGCGTGTTCCGCATGGCGCGCAAGTCGACGACGCTCGGCCAGACCGCGGTGCCTGCAGGCACCACGGTGATGGTCAGCCCCGGCGCGGCCAACCGCGATCCGAAGCGATTCGACAATCCGCACGAGTTCTCCCTTGACCGCAAGAACGTCCGCGAGCACATCGCGTTCAGCCGCGGCATCCACTCGTGTCCCGGGGCGCCGCTGGCGCGCGTCGAGGGTCGCGTCTCGATCGAGCGGCTGCTCGACCGGCTCGCCGACATCAGGATCAGCGAGGAAAAGCACGGTTCGATCGACGCCCGCAGCTACACCTACGAGCCGACATTCATCCTGCGCGGACTCACCGAACTGAACATCGAGTTCACGCCTGCCGGATAG
- a CDS encoding MCE family protein, producing MLTRFVRNQLIIFTIASVIGVAVMVFTYMQLPALFGVGRLTVTLELPAAGGLYRFSNVTYRGVQIGEVTGVELTATGAKATLRLATSPKIPADLQAEVRSVSAVGEQYVDLRPRTDSGPYLKDGSVISAKDTTIPQQVGPMLDQVNELLKSIPKDRIANLLDETFKAFNGAGEDFQSLVDSSTSITKYLNDVSDQSRGLIEDSAPLLDSQAKTTDAIRTWAHSLAGISQEVAQDDPDLRSILQNGPGFANEVSGLLNQIKPTLPILLANLTTLGQIFVTYNPSLEQLLVLLPGTVALQQSFGIMKNNPYGLPLSDFAFTISDPPPCTVGFLPPSQWRSPADTSVIDTPDGLYCKLPQDSPIGVRGARNLPCMGHPGKRAPTVELCNDPKGFQPIQMRQHYLGPYPIDPNLIAQGIPVDDRVDFNDRIFAPTEGTPLPPGAAPAGTPPGTPPGPPNPLAALTPPPAAPPGPPPPQGNSLNGESIPPADAAPPPQGPLPGPVPDGGAVPAAPSAFNENGSGGPSVAVAHYDLRTGIYVAPDGQLQRVTSAVSGAEPKSWKDLLPI from the coding sequence ATGCTGACGCGCTTCGTCCGCAACCAGTTGATTATCTTCACCATCGCATCGGTCATCGGCGTTGCGGTGATGGTGTTCACGTACATGCAACTGCCGGCGCTGTTTGGCGTCGGCCGCCTGACGGTCACGCTGGAATTGCCTGCCGCGGGGGGTCTCTACCGGTTCAGCAACGTGACCTACCGCGGTGTGCAGATCGGCGAGGTGACGGGGGTGGAGCTGACCGCCACGGGAGCCAAGGCGACGTTGCGGCTCGCCACGTCTCCGAAGATTCCTGCCGACCTGCAGGCCGAGGTGCGCAGTGTTTCGGCGGTCGGTGAGCAGTACGTGGATCTGCGGCCGCGCACCGATTCTGGGCCGTATCTCAAGGACGGCTCGGTGATTTCGGCCAAGGACACGACGATTCCGCAACAGGTCGGTCCGATGCTGGACCAGGTCAACGAGCTGTTGAAGAGCATTCCGAAGGACAGGATTGCCAACCTGCTCGATGAGACGTTCAAGGCATTCAACGGTGCGGGTGAGGATTTCCAATCACTGGTCGACTCCTCGACGAGCATTACCAAGTACCTCAACGACGTCTCCGATCAGTCGCGCGGATTGATCGAAGATAGTGCGCCGCTTCTGGATTCGCAGGCGAAGACGACTGATGCGATCAGGACGTGGGCGCACAGCCTGGCCGGGATCTCCCAAGAAGTCGCGCAAGACGACCCCGACCTGAGGTCGATCCTGCAGAACGGGCCGGGCTTCGCGAATGAGGTCTCGGGACTGCTGAACCAGATCAAGCCGACGTTGCCAATACTGTTGGCGAACCTCACCACGCTGGGCCAGATCTTCGTCACCTACAACCCGTCGCTGGAACAGCTCCTGGTGCTGCTTCCCGGCACTGTCGCCCTGCAGCAGTCGTTCGGCATCATGAAGAACAACCCGTATGGTCTGCCGTTGAGCGACTTCGCGTTCACCATCAGCGATCCGCCCCCGTGCACTGTCGGTTTCCTACCGCCATCGCAGTGGCGTTCGCCGGCCGATACCAGCGTGATCGACACCCCCGACGGGTTGTACTGCAAGCTACCTCAGGATTCCCCGATCGGCGTCCGTGGCGCCCGCAACCTTCCGTGCATGGGCCACCCCGGCAAGCGCGCCCCGACGGTCGAACTGTGCAACGACCCCAAGGGGTTTCAGCCGATACAGATGCGGCAGCACTATCTCGGTCCGTATCCGATTGACCCCAATCTGATTGCGCAGGGCATTCCGGTCGATGACCGTGTCGACTTCAACGACCGCATCTTCGCGCCGACAGAAGGCACGCCGCTGCCGCCGGGCGCGGCTCCTGCGGGGACCCCGCCAGGGACGCCGCCAGGGCCGCCGAATCCGTTGGCAGCACTAACACCCCCGCCGGCTGCGCCGCCCGGTCCGCCGCCACCGCAGGGCAATTCACTCAACGGCGAGTCGATACCGCCTGCCGACGCTGCGCCACCACCGCAGGGTCCGCTTCCGGGGCCCGTTCCGGATGGCGGTGCAGTTCCTGCCGCCCCGAGTGCGTTCAACGAAAACGGTTCTGGCGGACCGTCAGTCGCGGTCGCACACTACGACCTTCGCACGGGCATCTACGTGGCCCCCGACGGTCAGCTGCAGCGGGTGACCAGTGCGGTGAGTGGCGCTGAACCGAAGTCGTGGAAGGATCTTCTGCCGATCTGA
- a CDS encoding MCE family protein → MKRLTVVGSCLALTLTGCSFQGLNSLPLPGAVGRGPDAVTYHVEVPNVATLESNSPVMINDVVVGSVGKMTVEGWHADVQISVQPDVVVPANSVATVGQTSLLGSMHLALDPPLGEKPSGRLQPGATLALNQSSTFPTTEQTLSSLSAVVNAGGLGQIGDVIHNFSVALNGRGPDVRELLTRLDNFVGVLDEQRDNIVASIQQLNRVAGKFAGQRDVIDRALKDIPPALDVLNRERPKFTTALEKLGQFSDTTSTLVNDAGQDLVTNLKDLEPALKALADIGPDITQALNFALAFPYGPAFADRITKGDYINLYAVFDISYPRLKRTVFLGTRWGDEDAKLIPAPGDPWYLNYSYNPLSLGVAPPPAEALPAPQAAPGGSMPVVTEPLLPVAPPPAMPNAAPMPAITTSQIFAGPYGADAPSAPAPAPGGGG, encoded by the coding sequence ATGAAGCGGTTGACCGTGGTTGGCTCGTGCCTCGCATTGACGCTGACCGGCTGCTCGTTCCAGGGACTTAACTCACTGCCGCTGCCCGGCGCGGTAGGCAGAGGACCGGACGCCGTCACCTACCACGTTGAGGTGCCGAACGTTGCGACGCTGGAGTCGAATTCGCCGGTAATGATCAACGACGTGGTTGTCGGCAGCGTCGGCAAGATGACCGTCGAGGGTTGGCATGCTGACGTGCAGATCTCGGTCCAGCCCGACGTGGTCGTGCCCGCCAACAGTGTGGCCACGGTTGGACAGACCAGCCTACTGGGTTCCATGCACCTGGCACTCGATCCGCCGCTGGGTGAAAAGCCAAGCGGCCGACTGCAACCCGGTGCCACACTTGCCTTGAACCAGTCGTCGACCTTCCCGACCACGGAACAGACTCTGTCGTCGCTGTCAGCGGTCGTCAACGCGGGCGGACTCGGGCAGATCGGTGACGTCATCCACAACTTCAGCGTCGCGTTGAACGGTCGCGGCCCCGATGTCCGTGAACTGCTCACCCGGCTAGATAACTTTGTCGGAGTTCTCGATGAGCAGCGGGACAACATCGTCGCGTCCATCCAGCAACTGAATCGGGTTGCCGGCAAATTCGCGGGACAACGCGACGTCATCGACCGTGCGCTCAAGGACATTCCGCCGGCACTGGACGTTTTGAACAGGGAACGGCCCAAGTTCACGACCGCGCTCGAGAAGCTCGGTCAGTTCAGCGATACCACGTCCACGCTCGTCAATGACGCGGGTCAGGATCTGGTGACCAACCTCAAGGACCTGGAACCGGCGCTCAAGGCGCTCGCCGACATCGGTCCCGACATCACCCAGGCCCTCAACTTCGCCCTCGCCTTCCCCTACGGTCCGGCCTTCGCCGACCGAATTACCAAGGGCGACTACATCAACTTGTACGCCGTCTTCGACATCAGTTACCCGCGCCTCAAGCGGACAGTGTTCCTCGGCACGCGGTGGGGCGATGAAGACGCCAAACTGATTCCGGCCCCTGGCGACCCTTGGTACCTCAACTACTCCTACAACCCGTTGTCGCTGGGTGTCGCGCCACCGCCGGCCGAGGCGCTGCCCGCGCCGCAGGCGGCGCCGGGTGGGTCCATGCCCGTTGTGACCGAGCCGTTGTTGCCGGTGGCCCCGCCGCCCGCAATGCCCAATGCCGCACCGATGCCGGCGATTACGACCTCGCAGATCTTCGCTGGGCCCTATGGCGCTGACGCGCCGTCGGCACCCGCACCCGCACCGGGAGGTGGTGGCTGA
- a CDS encoding MCE family protein has product MNRRGLVTVATIALAFALIAGAVFLVRHIFFAPTTITAYFPTATSIYPGDEVRISGVKVGKIDSIVPEGTQTKMTLKLDRDVPIPADAKAVVVAQNLVAARYVQLTPAYRNGAGPKMRDGAVIPSDRTAVPVEWDEVKTQLNRLATELGPKSGVSGTSVSRFINSAANALDGNGAKLRQTIAQLSGAARIFAEGSGSIVDIIKNLQTFVTALRDSHEQIVLFQNRLASLSSVVNDSRSDLDMALTDLSKAIVDVQRFVAGSRNQTAEQIRSLGAVTQTLVDQHMALENVLHVSPTAIANYENIYYPASGGVTGAFSLVNFSNPVYFVCGLIGGIENTTAPETAKLCEQYLGPALRLLNFNNLPLPINAYLRPVPSPGKILYTDPKLAPGGAGPGDAPEPPPTVSAYTGMGDVPGPLGWGAPQPPGQGMYGHDEVPAIPSPALFPGAPIPGPPNVNTGTAPTVDGMLLPQTAAPAAPAPPPGPPLPAEAGAR; this is encoded by the coding sequence ATGAACAGACGAGGACTTGTTACTGTTGCCACGATCGCGTTGGCCTTCGCGTTGATCGCGGGCGCGGTGTTCCTGGTGCGTCACATTTTCTTCGCGCCGACGACGATCACCGCGTATTTCCCGACCGCGACGTCTATCTATCCGGGCGACGAAGTCCGCATTTCGGGTGTGAAGGTCGGCAAGATCGATTCGATCGTCCCCGAGGGCACGCAAACGAAGATGACCCTCAAGCTCGACCGCGACGTGCCGATCCCGGCTGACGCCAAGGCCGTCGTCGTCGCCCAGAACCTCGTTGCGGCACGATACGTCCAGCTCACCCCTGCCTACCGGAATGGCGCCGGGCCGAAGATGCGAGACGGCGCGGTGATTCCCAGTGACCGGACCGCGGTCCCGGTCGAGTGGGACGAGGTCAAGACCCAGTTGAACCGCCTGGCAACGGAATTAGGCCCGAAGAGTGGAGTGTCGGGTACCTCGGTATCCCGGTTCATCAACAGCGCCGCGAATGCCCTGGACGGCAACGGCGCGAAGCTTCGCCAGACGATCGCCCAATTATCGGGCGCGGCAAGGATTTTCGCCGAGGGTAGCGGCAGTATCGTCGACATCATCAAGAACCTTCAGACGTTCGTAACGGCCCTGCGTGACAGCCACGAGCAAATTGTGCTGTTTCAGAATCGGCTGGCCAGCCTGAGCAGTGTCGTCAACGACAGCAGGTCGGACCTTGACATGGCCCTCACTGACCTGTCCAAGGCGATCGTCGACGTGCAACGGTTCGTGGCAGGCAGCCGCAATCAGACAGCCGAGCAGATCAGAAGCCTGGGCGCCGTGACGCAGACTCTCGTTGATCAACACATGGCTCTTGAGAACGTCCTTCACGTCTCGCCAACCGCTATCGCGAACTACGAAAACATCTACTACCCGGCGTCCGGCGGCGTGACCGGAGCGTTCTCGTTGGTCAACTTCTCGAATCCGGTTTATTTTGTCTGCGGACTGATCGGTGGTATCGAGAACACCACCGCCCCGGAGACCGCAAAACTGTGTGAGCAATACCTGGGCCCTGCGCTGCGGCTACTCAACTTCAACAACTTGCCGTTGCCGATCAACGCGTACCTGCGGCCGGTGCCCAGCCCGGGGAAGATCCTCTACACCGACCCGAAGCTGGCACCCGGAGGCGCGGGACCAGGTGATGCGCCCGAGCCGCCGCCGACGGTGTCCGCCTACACGGGGATGGGTGACGTACCCGGACCACTGGGCTGGGGCGCTCCGCAGCCTCCGGGGCAAGGGATGTACGGCCACGACGAAGTACCAGCCATTCCATCGCCGGCATTGTTCCCCGGTGCGCCGATTCCGGGACCCCCCAACGTGAATACCGGAACGGCACCGACCGTCGACGGCATGCTGCTGCCTCAGACTGCGGCGCCGGCTGCTCCGGCGCCACCGCCTGGTCCACCATTGCCTGCGGAAGCGGGGGCGCGATGA
- a CDS encoding MCE family protein, producing the protein MQRYRGSQLIRAGFIGVVLIILVIAVGLQPERLLQWATAIRYQALFSEAGGLAAGNDVTVSGIKVGSVSSVSLQNGDALVGFTIQGKYALGSETTAHIRTGTLLGARVLALESAGDGLLDPKNVIPTTRTSSPYSLTDAVSDLTSTTAATDTDTLNQSLDTLSTTLDKIAPELGPTFDGLTRVSQSLNNRNQSLSELIKTAGDVTGILSERSQQVNSLILNANDLVAVLNERRQAIASLLTNTFAVSNQLRGLVQDNEKQLAPALERMNRVNEMLERNRDNIAKALPGLAKYELTQSEIVGNGAYYNALVPNIQPAQILQPFLDYAFGFRRGVDAGQPPDNAGPRAELPFPVNGIPQPGDLPPR; encoded by the coding sequence ATGCAGAGATATCGCGGTTCACAGCTCATCAGGGCCGGCTTCATTGGCGTCGTCCTGATCATCCTCGTGATCGCCGTTGGGTTGCAGCCCGAACGTCTGCTCCAATGGGCAACGGCGATCAGGTATCAGGCCCTGTTCTCTGAGGCCGGCGGCCTCGCCGCTGGTAACGACGTCACCGTTTCAGGCATCAAAGTCGGTTCGGTGTCGAGTGTTTCGTTGCAGAACGGGGATGCGCTCGTCGGCTTCACCATCCAAGGCAAGTACGCCCTCGGGTCGGAAACCACAGCCCACATCCGTACCGGCACCTTGCTCGGCGCGCGCGTGCTGGCGCTGGAGTCGGCAGGCGACGGATTGCTCGATCCGAAAAATGTGATTCCCACGACGCGTACGTCGTCGCCGTACTCGCTGACCGATGCCGTCAGCGACCTGACCTCCACTACCGCCGCCACCGACACCGACACGCTCAATCAGTCGTTGGACACGCTATCGACCACGCTTGACAAGATCGCGCCTGAACTGGGCCCGACGTTCGACGGCCTGACCCGGGTGTCGCAATCGCTGAACAACCGCAATCAGAGCCTGTCGGAACTGATCAAGACGGCCGGCGACGTGACGGGAATCTTGTCCGAACGCAGCCAGCAGGTGAACTCGTTGATCCTCAACGCCAACGATCTGGTCGCCGTGCTCAACGAGCGCCGGCAGGCGATCGCGAGCCTGCTCACCAACACATTCGCGGTGTCGAATCAATTGCGCGGTCTGGTACAAGACAACGAGAAGCAGTTGGCCCCCGCACTGGAGAGAATGAATCGCGTCAACGAAATGCTGGAACGCAACCGCGACAACATCGCCAAGGCACTGCCTGGTCTGGCCAAATACGAACTGACCCAGAGCGAGATCGTGGGCAACGGCGCTTACTACAACGCGCTCGTGCCCAACATCCAGCCTGCCCAGATTCTGCAGCCGTTCCTGGACTACGCCTTCGGGTTCAGGCGAGGGGTTGACGCCGGTCAGCCGCCGGACAACGCAGGACCTCGGGCCGAGTTGCCGTTCCCGGTCAACGGCATTCCGCAACCAGGAGACCTTCCGCCGCGATGA
- a CDS encoding MCE family protein, whose product MKTRATGTLIKFTIFGVVMAMLTVFLFVIFGQVRTGPTNGYSAIFADASRLKTGDTVRVAGLRVGTVQGVSLRPDRTVLVKFDADRGIRLTTGTKVAIRYLNLVGDRYLELVDTPGSTMLLSPGSEIPKDRTSPALDLDLLLGGLKPVIQGLNPQDVNALSASLIQVLQGQGGTLDSLFSKTSSFTNSLADNNQVIEQLIEDLKTTLATLSKDGDDFSGAIDRLEQLIHGLSADRDPIGTAIEQLDAGTANVADLLSQARPPLAGTVDKLNSLATNLDNDKDRLNDSIGRLPSIYRKLARVGSYGAFFPYYICGIAFRASDLQGRTVQFPWIKQETGRCAETS is encoded by the coding sequence ATGAAAACGCGCGCCACAGGAACTCTCATCAAGTTCACGATCTTCGGTGTCGTGATGGCGATGCTGACCGTGTTCCTGTTCGTCATCTTCGGACAGGTGAGAACCGGCCCGACAAACGGATATTCGGCCATCTTCGCCGATGCGTCCCGCCTGAAGACGGGCGATACGGTGCGGGTAGCTGGCTTACGGGTCGGCACTGTGCAAGGGGTGTCGCTGCGGCCGGACCGCACGGTGCTGGTGAAATTCGATGCCGACCGGGGCATCCGGTTGACGACGGGAACCAAGGTCGCGATCCGCTATCTGAACCTGGTTGGCGATCGCTACCTCGAACTCGTCGACACGCCGGGCTCGACGATGCTGCTTTCTCCGGGCTCGGAGATACCGAAAGACCGCACCTCGCCCGCCCTGGACCTTGACCTGCTGCTCGGCGGCCTGAAACCTGTTATCCAGGGCCTCAATCCGCAGGATGTCAACGCGTTGTCGGCGTCGCTCATCCAGGTGCTTCAGGGTCAGGGTGGGACTTTGGACTCGCTGTTCTCGAAGACCTCGTCGTTCACGAACTCGTTGGCGGACAACAACCAGGTGATCGAGCAGTTGATCGAGGACCTGAAGACCACGCTGGCCACGTTGTCGAAGGATGGCGATGACTTCTCGGGCGCGATCGACCGCCTCGAGCAGTTGATCCATGGCCTGTCGGCTGACCGTGATCCGATCGGCACGGCGATCGAGCAGCTGGACGCCGGGACGGCGAACGTCGCGGATCTACTCAGTCAGGCGCGGCCGCCATTGGCGGGCACCGTCGACAAGTTGAACAGCCTTGCCACCAACCTCGACAACGACAAGGACCGTCTCAACGACAGCATCGGGCGCCTGCCCAGTATCTATCGCAAGCTCGCGCGCGTGGGTTCTTACGGCGCTTTCTTCCCGTACTACATCTGCGGAATCGCGTTCCGTGCCAGCGATCTTCAGGGCCGAACTGTTCAATTCCCGTGGATCAAACAAGAAACGGGAAGGTGCGCGGAGACGAGCTGA
- a CDS encoding MCE family protein translates to MTRNLGPGPARRSETTSAATPVRRGSGRHFGTSWYVRPLAGLGTVVAIAAIVVLAVTLFSGSWTKTEPVTVISDRAGLVMNNDAKVKMRGVQVGHVESIESKPDGTAAIHLAMDPNQLHLIPSNVNVDIESSTVFGAKFVNLVPPPDPSAQKLRPGQVIESQHVMVEINTVFQQLVQVLDKIDPTKLNQTLGAIAKAFNGRGEKIGQSLSDFNAFLAKIEPTLPTLSHDIEMAAPVFNAYADAAPDLISTIDSSTTISRSIVDEQQNLDAFLLSSIGLADAGNDVIGSNRQALTDVLHLFVPTTDLLQRYHEALWCGLGGLIPFAKSIPQFSNVLVSAGLTLGVERYRYPQDLPKVAAKGGPYCKELGLPELPPEFRPPLLITDSGTNPVKYGNQGILLNSDGLKQWLFGPIDGPPRNVGQIGQPG, encoded by the coding sequence GTGACGAGAAACCTCGGGCCTGGACCGGCACGCCGGTCCGAAACCACCAGTGCCGCAACGCCGGTGCGTCGGGGGTCCGGTCGTCACTTTGGTACGAGCTGGTATGTCCGTCCACTCGCAGGTTTGGGCACCGTCGTCGCGATCGCCGCGATAGTCGTGCTCGCCGTCACCTTGTTCAGCGGCAGCTGGACCAAAACCGAACCGGTGACCGTGATTTCGGATCGCGCCGGACTCGTGATGAACAACGACGCCAAGGTCAAGATGCGCGGCGTGCAGGTCGGCCATGTGGAGTCGATCGAGTCGAAACCCGACGGCACGGCTGCCATCCACTTGGCGATGGATCCCAATCAGCTGCATCTCATCCCGTCGAACGTGAATGTCGACATCGAATCGTCGACGGTGTTCGGTGCCAAATTCGTCAATTTGGTTCCGCCGCCCGACCCGTCGGCACAGAAACTCCGTCCTGGGCAGGTGATCGAGAGCCAGCACGTGATGGTCGAGATCAACACGGTGTTCCAGCAACTGGTGCAGGTTCTGGACAAGATCGATCCGACCAAGCTCAATCAGACGCTGGGCGCGATCGCTAAGGCGTTCAACGGACGCGGGGAGAAGATCGGCCAGTCGCTGTCAGACTTCAACGCGTTCCTGGCTAAGATCGAGCCGACCCTGCCGACGTTGAGCCACGACATCGAGATGGCAGCACCGGTGTTCAACGCATACGCCGACGCGGCACCCGACCTGATCTCGACGATCGACAGTTCGACCACGATCAGCCGCAGCATCGTCGACGAGCAGCAGAATCTCGACGCCTTCCTGCTGAGCTCGATCGGGCTTGCCGATGCCGGCAACGACGTGATCGGCAGCAACCGCCAAGCATTGACTGATGTGTTGCACCTGTTCGTGCCCACCACTGATCTTCTGCAGCGATATCACGAGGCGCTGTGGTGCGGGCTCGGCGGGCTTATCCCGTTTGCGAAGTCGATACCACAGTTTTCGAACGTGTTGGTTTCCGCGGGGCTCACTCTCGGCGTCGAACGCTATCGCTACCCACAGGACCTGCCGAAGGTGGCCGCCAAGGGCGGTCCGTATTGCAAGGAGCTCGGGCTGCCCGAGCTACCTCCTGAGTTCCGCCCGCCGCTGCTGATCACCGATAGTGGCACCAACCCGGTGAAATACGGCAATCAGGGCATTCTGCTGAACTCTGACGGACTCAAGCAGTGGCTGTTCGGGCCGATTGACGGGCCGCCCCGCAACGTGGGACAGATCGGGCAACCGGGATGA
- a CDS encoding MlaE family ABC transporter permease: MGTMTVLRQAYPRFTAGLQKPTDVLGRIGDHMLFYARALGGVPHAAVHFRREIIRLIAEISMGAGTLAMIGGTVVIVGFLTLAAGGTLAVQGYSSLGNIGIEALTGFLAAFINVRISAPVVAGIGLAATFGAGVTAQLGAMRINEEIDALESMAIRPVEYLVSTRIVAGMIAITPLYSIAVILSFVASQFTTVVLFGQSGGLYDHYFNTFLNPIDLLWSFFQAVLMAITILLIHTYFGYFASGGPSGVGVAVGNAVRTSLVVVVSVTLLVSLSIYGANGNFNLSG; encoded by the coding sequence ATGGGCACAATGACAGTTCTGCGCCAGGCGTATCCCCGGTTCACTGCGGGGCTTCAGAAGCCGACCGACGTATTGGGTCGCATTGGCGACCACATGCTGTTCTACGCCCGTGCACTCGGCGGGGTGCCGCACGCGGCGGTGCATTTCCGCCGCGAGATCATCCGGCTGATCGCCGAGATTTCCATGGGTGCGGGCACATTGGCGATGATCGGCGGCACCGTGGTGATCGTCGGGTTCCTCACGTTGGCCGCGGGCGGCACCCTTGCGGTGCAGGGCTACAGCTCACTGGGGAATATCGGCATCGAAGCGCTGACGGGTTTTTTGGCGGCGTTCATCAACGTGCGCATCTCTGCCCCGGTGGTCGCCGGCATCGGGCTGGCGGCCACCTTCGGTGCCGGTGTGACCGCGCAGTTGGGCGCGATGCGGATCAATGAGGAGATCGACGCGCTGGAGTCGATGGCGATCCGGCCGGTCGAGTACCTGGTCTCGACGCGGATCGTCGCGGGCATGATCGCGATCACCCCGCTGTACTCGATCGCGGTGATCCTTTCCTTCGTCGCCTCGCAGTTCACCACCGTGGTGTTGTTCGGCCAGTCCGGTGGCCTGTACGACCACTACTTCAACACCTTCCTCAACCCGATCGATTTATTGTGGTCGTTTTTCCAGGCGGTGTTGATGGCGATCACGATCCTGTTGATACACACCTATTTTGGCTACTTCGCCTCGGGTGGCCCTTCTGGTGTGGGCGTCGCGGTCGGCAACGCGGTGCGCACCTCACTGGTGGTAGTCGTGTCGGTGACCCTGCTGGTGTCCCTGTCCATCTACGGTGCCAACGGCAACTTCAACTTGTCGGGATAG
- a CDS encoding MlaE family ABC transporter permease: MARGSGPERWSAGLPQIKNLSGPMQAVGGLFAMSADAVRCIFRRPFQWREFLEQSWFIARVALAPTLLVAIPFTVLVSFTLNILLRELGAADLSGAGAAFGAVTQIGPLVTVLIVAGAGSTAICADLGSRTIREEIDAMEVLGIDPVQRLVTPRMLASGLVALLLNSLVVIIGIMGGYAFSVFIQDVNPGAFAAGITLLTGVPEVIISCVKAALFGLIAGLVACYRGLTISGGGAKAVGNAVNETVVYAFMALFVINVVVTAIGIRMTTK, translated from the coding sequence ATGGCGCGGGGTAGCGGGCCCGAACGGTGGTCTGCTGGACTGCCGCAGATCAAGAACCTCTCGGGGCCGATGCAGGCGGTTGGCGGGCTGTTCGCGATGTCGGCCGATGCGGTGCGCTGCATATTCCGGCGGCCGTTTCAGTGGCGTGAGTTTTTGGAGCAGTCGTGGTTCATCGCACGGGTGGCATTGGCGCCGACGCTATTGGTGGCGATCCCCTTCACCGTGTTGGTGAGCTTCACGCTCAATATCCTGCTGCGTGAACTGGGGGCCGCCGACTTGTCGGGCGCGGGTGCGGCGTTTGGTGCGGTGACCCAGATCGGACCGCTGGTCACCGTGCTCATCGTTGCGGGGGCCGGTTCGACGGCGATCTGTGCGGACCTGGGGTCACGCACGATCCGCGAAGAGATCGACGCGATGGAAGTGCTTGGGATTGATCCGGTGCAGCGACTGGTGACACCGCGCATGTTGGCCTCGGGTTTGGTGGCGCTGCTGCTCAACAGTCTGGTGGTGATCATCGGAATAATGGGTGGCTACGCGTTTTCGGTGTTTATCCAGGACGTAAACCCTGGGGCGTTCGCGGCGGGCATAACGCTGTTGACGGGAGTTCCCGAAGTCATCATCTCGTGTGTGAAGGCGGCCCTGTTCGGATTGATCGCCGGGTTGGTGGCCTGCTATCGCGGTCTGACTATCTCTGGCGGCGGTGCCAAGGCCGTCGGAAATGCCGTCAACGAGACGGTGGTGTATGCGTTCATGGCGCTGTTCGTGATCAATGTGGTGGTTACGGCCATCGGCATCCGGATGACGACGAAGTAG